Within Planococcus citri chromosome 2, ihPlaCitr1.1, whole genome shotgun sequence, the genomic segment TTTTCCGTTGTTTACCTACTGGCATAATGGTTTAATCCCATTCACTCATTTAATCaacataaattgtcaaaaaatttaatccaggctgaaaatatgtattattgtaATGTTGCTTCGAAGTAGGTAGGGCATGAATGAGACACATTGCGTTGTTGAACCAGTTGATGCTAATTGAGACAAGTAGGTGCATACAAAACTGCGTTGTGCAGAAGACAGACTCAGAGATATTTGTAGCTTGATTCTTTACATATTTCGAACGAACATACGCGAcgttttacctacctacctatctgttaTCTTTCTTTTTTGCACCCTTCCTCGCactagacgttaaagtgcactagtttttttttccggtgcaaaaactcggaagCCGTCGGGTATTGTCGGAGGTACTTCGTTCAACTTGTATTTATCATTTCATCGTAATTCGTAAGGTgcgatgattttattatttttatcaatgatGATCTTCCCTGAcactggtttttcaaattcaaatttttgatgtcaagTATTTTTCCACAACTAAAGCATACTAATGATGTTCATATGAACTTACTCGATAGTTGatgttgattgaaaaaccaCTGTCACTGTAGATGCGAAGATTATTGACATAATCACCGCGAACtgagaatgaaaatatgaaaacacagTAAACAAGTTGAATTAAGTAGATTATTACGTATTTCCGAGCTTTCaacaattgtttttcaactcatataATCCAAATTTGCGTACTTATGTGATATGATATTATGTTTTGTGGAGTATGTACAGTTGGTGAACGATAAGTATCACCACTGTCGGGCTtaactttattaaaaaactaCCTTGAAGTGATGATAATTGAACCATCTAACGATTAATATTATGGAAATGTAGTACGTAATGGAATGTTATATAAtttcttttcatctttataAAGCAGAACAGAGTTTgagttatcagttatcacactaGAAAAATAGAACAAGTCGAACGAAGTATTTCCGACTGTACCCGATGActtccgagtttttgcaccggaaaaaaaaactagtgtaCTTTAACGTCTAGTCCTTCCTCGCGTCATTCATCTGATATGCTAGTATCGATTCTAGATCATATTATTTTTGTCGATGTTAGCTGGTCGTAATATCGCAGCTCCTAAGTACTCGTACGCAGTAAACATTCGTACTAAGACCTGATAAGTGTGTGCTTTTAGTCGTTCATgctttttaaaaacgaaaattctgTGTTTTATCATTTAATTAGTTGTGTAATTTCACTGATTCGTGTTCAATTTATGCACTTCATATTTTGAGGTAAGTACAGAACATCGTAGCGTAgaattttcatgatttaaaatGTATACCTCCCAATTTATGATATTCGATTCGTGGTATTCTTATCACGAAAGAAATCTTTTTCAAGGTGTTCTGTGTctaaaaaatcgcgaaaaggtTTGAAATTCTCATTCTCAGTTTTCGGAAAACTCAGTAAATTTTACCAATTCCATTCTGAATTGGGGATTTTAGTATACTTGTAAATTAAATTCACTGTGAATAGGAAACATTCTCAtaattggagaaattttttcaaacaatgcaAAGCAACGAaagatctgaaaaattgaaaaaaatttgtggggAATAGTCGGAGAATATCGTTTATCTGTAAGGCTAGACACTCTAATTCTCGAGACAAACAGATAGATGTTGATGAAagttgtgtcaattttttacagTTGTTGGCCGTCGCAAAGAGTcgaattattgatgaaaatggacCGAAATCCGATCGAATTACGTTCACTAGCCGCGGAATCTTCATGTATACAATTAGTGTACGAATGGGCAAGCTGTCAAATGTCAGCAATTTATACTTGGAAGAATAACGAAGAAGGCTACGGTACATGCCCGGATCACGATTGGTTAATTGGCCAAATGAACGAAATGCAGATACCCGGCAGTCCAGTGATGCCGGATTCGGTTCGCGATCAAATCGAGGACGAATTTACGTGGATTTTGAAGCAGGTTACCGACTGGATCTGTTATCACCATAAGAAAAATTTCTTCCACGATGAACCGGCATCTTCGTTGAAAGAATatctgctgaaattgatttggAAACCAGATCGATCGGGTCTATCGATCGATTACGTGGCTACTGCGAAGAACGTGTTGGCTGGCTCGAATTTCAACACAATGGAAAAGTACAGATTTGCTTGTACCTATTGTTTCCCGGAAGATGTAAGGAAATTGAAAGATATGGCGAAGATAGCGAGGAATTGGTGTTTCGAAAGAGAGCCATTGCTAGTTTATTGGAGTAAATACTTAACCAAACAGTTGCATACGATGAATTTTCCGGATTACGTTCCGATCGAGGTCGTCATGTTTAGAGAAGCTGTGAAAAAATACGATCTTCAGGCACCCGTTGagtacttttttacaaaattgaacacCACCGGTCTTAAAATATGGCAATGTTGCGACGTTATCACGAACCCGAAGAGCAAAGGAAGAAAATATCTTAAAGAACTACTACTGTCTCTAATGAACGAACGTGAAAAAGATCTCGTGTACCAAGACAACATGATAGAAATCATTAATACTTTCTTGGAGCAGCGTAACTTCGAAAGTATCGGTCAGATGTACTCCGAATTGAAAGGGAAGTTAAATTCGACGAATTACGCGTCAATTATCGAAGTATTGGCGAAAAACTCGATACGCTATGGTCGCAATTTCAATTCACTGTCATCGTTattgatggaaatttggaaCGACGCAATCGGCAAGGATGGATTCCTGGAAAATGTGAGAGATTTGCAATCGCGTATCGCCATAGAATACTCCATAAAAATCTCCTCGCCTGAAAATCGCCTTAATTACTGTTACGTGAGAGACGAATTTCATCGGCCTTTGGAATTTATTCGCACTTTGGCTTCTGCGTACGATGcgcgaaattttctcaagtcGAATTTTCATTGGCTGGTAATCTGGCAACCGTTTGCTTCGATAGTCCAACTGATTGACGAATTTCAATTGGATGCCGAAGATGTCGAGGAATTGAAAAGGCATACTCGACATCCCTATAGAATGAGGCGCATTTGTCTGAAATATTTGCAGAGTGGCAAGTTGGACGAATTCAGCGCCTTAGTGTCGTTTTGTTACCAGGGTCATGACGCCATTATAACCGCGTATCAGGAGGACTTATTGATGGATGAAGATGGCTTGAAAGCTCTCGCTCATGGGTTAAATTTTCGGGTCGATTGGAGAATAGTCCACAAATTTGTCAACAATGTGTTTCGCAATATGGAGGGATTCGCGTCTGTCTACACTGCCAGACTGTTGTTTCACGTTTTTGAGAATACAACTGAGTACTTTTTGAGAGAAATGATGGAACAGGGAGAAGCGAACACCATCGTGGAATGTATTCAGACTTTGGTGCCAGACAACGTCAATTTATCGCTGGCCAAGCAAACCTTCGTAGACTCGTATTTAAAAACACTTCATAATGATAGCTATTTCGTTTTCAAACAAGCTACGTTCAATGACATGTTGATTTGGTGTTATGGAACTGATGCAGGCCCTGCACAATTTAAAGAGATGATCAACGTTTCGGAAGTATTCGTTGCTCAGTTGGAGGGCTGCGTAGTGATGAGCGAACCAACATTCAAAATCAGCGATTCGATGGAGGAATTTTTGCATTGGTATTATCCCATCGAGAGTGAAAGGAGAGCTTTTAAATTAGAAATGATTCATTCGAACGACGTATTCGAAACTATCGAGATGCATTTAGCGGAGAGAAGATATCGTCGACGTATGTTGAATTGGTTTTTCGAAAACGACGCCGATAAAATAACGGAATTTATTGCTAAAATATTCCATTAGGTTTGTCAAATGGTGTTCGATAGATgagtttttgaagttttttgtgTTTGTTATATcgaattcaataaaatttgaatttcagtttattttcatttgtttatgattctcaatttttatttttttttttcattcattatcaTAGTTGATCAATTGAGATATGTACGATATGTATTATTACCAATAATAAAATGTGCAATGTGTTTATTTGGGCTGTGCTTCATTTTTCAGTTGATCACAAATATAGGTATTCCAAAAGTTTGGCAAATTTAACGAACCTTTCgtaaatttcactcaaatttgaTATACGTTTGAACTTGTTTTGGCGTTTTGATTCAAgtacatagatacctattttgaatgGGGATGACGTTGACACTAGACATTCATGGATGTCCAATTTTCTAGGCTATCTAGGCGGGACTGAAGGAGGATGAAAAAGTGTCTAGAAAAAAAGGCGAAATAGGAATCAATCGATAATAAATTAAAAGCGTTTTgaacacgaaaatgaaaatcagctTCTCAGAGCAAGTTGCAGGAGGGCctaaaaccagttttttgtgtttttagcatttttaggATTTACAATTCTCACCTCCTCCTCAACCCCCTGCTTAGGGCAGATGGATAGATTTTTTCggaaacattgaatttttgatatgtacctacgagtatgttgtATGTACTTTCAAAACCCTGCCACATTTTGGagctataatttgaaaatgctAGAAAAAATCCAGGTGCAATACATTTTCGTGATATttgcaactttgaacttttcgaGATGGGATTCATAACACCCTGTGGAAAAGGTACCgagcctcaaaattttggttcaaatgtaaaaaaatttcaaataaggtGTCCGTATTGACctcaaaattgtctgaaaattgaagaaatcatgttacacattttccattttgagccaaaatgtTCTAAATTAATAACATACttaccttaaaaaaaaaaaaaacttggttcGCTGAACTAGTTGCCTAAAACATTGTAACTTCCTCGcagtttcatgttttttaatttgattttttatttttggaggggggggggtgatttttatgcgataaaaatgtgaataataggtcatgaaaagtcatgattttttttatgtgggagttttgttagacagcTTGATGAAACGCTTGCAATAGTTTTCCAACAAATGCACGTTTGGGAAATCATGCTTTAGCTTAATTTTTTCTATACCTAACAAAAGAAATACTAGATTTGTACGATCCATCACGATTTTGAGATAGCGTTTGtgacacttgaaaaattccattttgtgGTCCTCCAAAAGACAGTTGGTCCATTTTCATCGATTGTAGGCGTAactggtatttttcaaattttattctttcagCCCCCCCCCACACTTAACTATAAAAACATCTCGTACGACGAGAAACCTTCAataaatttcactcaaatttgaTAGGtgtttggaatttaatttttttggacatGTTTGAATTGGGATTACGTTGACTCGACATTCGCAGATGTCCAAATTTCTAGGTGTGAGTCAAGAGTGATGAgaagttgtccaaaaaaaaatcgaaatgaaatgaaatcaatattattttctatacgttccttttcaaaaaaaaaaaaaaaaattaaaattaaaatgaagcCCTATTCCAGTTTTTCcagttgacttgaaaattttaaaaatgaaaaatgtgaacCTGCATTTCCTTAGGACTTGATTTCAATACTTTGtaggctaaaattttcagattttttatacaaaaaaaatcaacagtttcaagagtggggaggggggatgaaGATTTTTTACAAGCATAAAATATAAGAGTCGCCGTATCGAATTTTATGTTGCCGAAACTTGTACATAATTAAGAGTTAGGCTACCTTGAATTATTTGGAATATTTCAGAgggggaaaaaaaatcagtaacgAAAATGAGAATCGAAAGcaattttttagagaaagtTTATTCACGTTTTCGATTGATATCTACTGTCATAATGGTTTAATCCCATTCACTCATTTAATCaatagaaattgtcaaaaatgtattCCTTGAAAATATAATTGCAAATTTGCTGCTTGATATGGTGATTGAGACAAGCACATACTGGTACAAAACTGGGTTGTGCAGAAGACAAATCGAAAGACATCTGTGCCATAATTCCTGGCATATTTCGAACAAACCTgtacgtgaaattttacctatctgttatctttatttttttggacCCTTCCTCGCGTCACGTCATTTGATAAACTAGTCTCGAGTTCggtgcatattttttcatgttcgttAATCGTAATATCACATGTAGCTCGTATGTAAACACGCGTACTGAGActtaatgtatgtacttttactcgtccatgttttttaaaaacaaaaattcggtATTTTTACGTGAAATCGTATTAGCTGTATAATTTCATTGTTTCGTGTTCATTTTAAGAACTTCACATTTTGAGGTAAGTACAGAACATCGTAGTGtcgaatttttatgatttagtGTATAATACCTCCCAATTTATGATATTCGTGGCATTCTTATCATGTACGTAAATcaaagagcatgcaaaatttcaaaagctaaaatgcattttccaattatttttgttgaattctgaaaaatccaatttcagccaatgagaaaaaaattcaaaatatcaatttcagccaatgagaaaaaaattcgaaatattactaaaaattgacgtagaaagctgaaatttaggatgtaccctattttcgacctaccaaattgattggaaacggtttcaaaccgttttgagaaattctggagcctccagcagatttttgaaactcgaaatttccacaaaatttcattaagtgAAGtgggaaatccaaaattcacgctgctCTCTGTAACTCAAACACGTTATTGAGTCGACTACCGgcgggtttaagtcattttggagcctccagcgacggtAAGTacaccgattttggaaaaaataacggATACCTTATCAGCCATGAACGttgaaaaagtagctggaagtttcgAAACGACTCGAAACCACCTGCcgtcgacttcatagcatactgaaatcagtttgcattgtacgtaaatttcggctttccaactccattttgatgaagttttgtggaaatttcaagtttcaaaaatgtgctggaggctccaagaattttttaaaagtcgctggagtctgcAAAATGACTTTATATGCACAGCACGAGTTGGAGTGCAGcttgaatttcggattttcaacttcatgtgacgaaattttgtgggaattttcgagattcaaaaaattgctggaagttCCAGCGAGTCCTatattggaaagcaaaatcagCGATTTTGCTCTCAATCAAAATTGTAGTCATTTTGTTTgtagaccaacttttttttggcaagtttgtttTAGCTGTTAAAATGTCCTTACGACGTCCCCtttaataaaaatgttgtaCCAGAGGATCGTTGGTggtggtggagggggggggggtgtgcaaattattcctattgtcatacgcCGGATTAGGTATATGGGAAAGTAAGAGAATATTATCGTTTAGCCAAATAAGACTAAGCACTCGGAGTAAGACTTATTAGGTTAAATTTTGAAGACTCGAGACCAACagattgattttgatttttgatgaaagttctgtcaattttttacaGTTGTTGCCGTCGCAAAGAGTcgaattattgatgaaaatggacCGAAATCCGACCGACCTACGTTCACTAGCCGCGGAATCTTCATGTATACAATTAGTGTACGAATGGGCGAGCTGTGAAATGCCAGCAGTCGATACTTGGAAGAATGAAGAAGGCTACGGTACTTGCTCGAGTCACGATTGGTTAATTTGGCAATTGAACGAAATGCAGTTACCCGGCAGCCCAGTGATACCGGAACTGGTTCGAAATCAAATCGAGGACGAATTTACGTGGATTTTGAAGCAGGTTACCAAGTGGATCTGTTATCACCATAAGAAAAATTTCTTCCACGATGAGCCGGCatcttcgttgaaaaaatacctgctgaaattgatttggAAACCAGATCGATCGGGTCTATCGATCGATTA encodes:
- the LOC135837929 gene encoding uncharacterized protein LOC135837929; the protein is MKMDRNPIELRSLAAESSCIQLVYEWASCQMSAIYTWKNNEEGYGTCPDHDWLIGQMNEMQIPGSPVMPDSVRDQIEDEFTWILKQVTDWICYHHKKNFFHDEPASSLKEYLLKLIWKPDRSGLSIDYVATAKNVLAGSNFNTMEKYRFACTYCFPEDVRKLKDMAKIARNWCFEREPLLVYWSKYLTKQLHTMNFPDYVPIEVVMFREAVKKYDLQAPVEYFFTKLNTTGLKIWQCCDVITNPKSKGRKYLKELLLSLMNEREKDLVYQDNMIEIINTFLEQRNFESIGQMYSELKGKLNSTNYASIIEVLAKNSIRYGRNFNSLSSLLMEIWNDAIGKDGFLENVRDLQSRIAIEYSIKISSPENRLNYCYVRDEFHRPLEFIRTLASAYDARNFLKSNFHWLVIWQPFASIVQLIDEFQLDAEDVEELKRHTRHPYRMRRICLKYLQSGKLDEFSALVSFCYQGHDAIITAYQEDLLMDEDGLKALAHGLNFRVDWRIVHKFVNNVFRNMEGFASVYTARLLFHVFENTTEYFLREMMEQGEANTIVECIQTLVPDNVNLSLAKQTFVDSYLKTLHNDSYFVFKQATFNDMLIWCYGTDAGPAQFKEMINVSEVFVAQLEGCVVMSEPTFKISDSMEEFLHWYYPIESERRAFKLEMIHSNDVFETIEMHLAERRYRRRMLNWFFENDADKITEFIAKIFH